From Carassius auratus strain Wakin unplaced genomic scaffold, ASM336829v1 scaf_tig00215410, whole genome shotgun sequence, one genomic window encodes:
- the LOC113094552 gene encoding receptor expression-enhancing protein 3-like, translating to MVSWIISRVIVLVFGTLYPAYYSFKAVKSKNVKEYVRWMMYWIVFALYTVVETITDLSLAWFPVYYELKMAFVFWLLSPYTRGASVLYRKFLHPMLASKEREIDEYIVQAREKSYDTVVNFGRQGLTIAAAAAVSAAVKGQGAISERLRSFSIPDLTQVPSEQSAFSNPSRRALQPAHPSTADSERDKQAGEGHEEETDGVCSEDEASVQKGLRRSQSVKLARAKAARKEPHYGSLKLKPRRRQLITSSTFDHP from the exons ATGGTCTCGTGGATTATATCTAGGGTCATCGT TCTTGTGTTTGGAACGCTGTATCCTGCGTACTACTCCTTTAAAGCCGTCAAATCCAAGAATGTCAAAGAATAT GTGCGATGGATGATGTACTGGATTGTGTTTGCTCTTTACACAGTAGTGGAGACCATCACAGACCTTTCTTTGGCttg GTTTCCAGTTTACTACGAACTGAAAATGGCTTTCGTCTTTTGGTTGCTGTCTCCCTACACCAGAGGAGCCAGTGTCCTCTACAGGAAGTTCCTACACCCTATGCTGGCATCCAAGGAAAGG GAGATTGACGAATATATCGTCCAGGCCAGAGAGAAGAGCTATGATACTGTGGTGAATTTTGGGCGGCAGGGTCTCACGATtgcagctgctgctgctgtctcgGCTGCTGTGAAG GGACAGGGTGCCATTAGTGAACGTCTGAGGAGTTTCAGTATTCCAGACCTGACGCAGGTCCCTTCTGAACAATCAGCATTCTCCAACCCCAGCCGACGGGCCCTCCAGCCTGCTCACCCTAGCACTGCGGATTCTG AGCGAGATAAACAAGCAGGGGAGGGGCATGAGGAGGAAACAGATGGAGTGTGCTCCGAAGACGAGGCGTCGGTGCAGAAGGGTCTACGCAGATCTCAGAGTGTGAAACTCGCCCGTGCCAAAGCAGCACGCAAAGAG cctcacTATGGCTCTCTGAAGCTGAAACCCAGAAGGCGGCAATTGATTACATCATCCACTTTTGACCACCCTTGA